The DNA sequence TACCAACACTGTGTTTATAAAAACTGACAACAAAAGCAAGAGAAGCTAACTAACTGAGACATAATGTACAGAGAGCCCTCTTCACCACTGGATTCCCAGATAAACCAAATCTTCTCATGTAATGGGCTCTGAAGGGACTTCATCACAGGAagctttaatatacagtacaatgtgggTGTTTTTCATGTTCATGATTTGTATGCACTCAGGTCGGTGTCAGACTGATTATTATAAAGACTAAATGTTGTACTGATATGAAATGTATTATGCAACCTCTATTATTAACTCCTGGGCCCTATCTCTCTTTTGCagcaacaaaattaaatattcttAATCAAAACAAATTCTTACTTTGGTGAAAGTATTTGTCAGCATCCTTTATTTGACACAATGGGCACTAACAGTTTTGGAGAGCAAGGGTgtaaggggagagagagaaagacaggGAGACAGCGCAGAGAGTACATGACTCCCCTCTAGAAAAAGTGCAAAAGAGGACCAAAAAAATGCTTGAAGAGCAAGAAGTGGAGAGAGAGGAAGTGAACCACCCAGTCATTGTGCTTTTCTGGGCTAGAAAGGTTTTGTCTAGTGTATTTTCATTGTTGAATAATTATACATAGTGGCTAGAACactgtgtatacagtagttgaaaaatatgctttttttttttcattgattaCCCCTGTGAAACCCAACTCTTACTCTTCAATAGCTACTGGACTCAATGCTCAAGGATCTGAATtgcttttaaaagcaatttctcCTAAATCTGCCTGAGGCCTTTCTGCACCACACAGTTCAGGAAGCGCTGGAAAAGCACAGTCATACAGCACAAGAAGAGgtcataattaaataaattctcAGAACCAACGTTGTACCAGGTCTACTTATTGGATGTTTATTTTAAGATAATTTCATTACATTCATGCAATTGCTATTGtcatttgaatatttttgaaaCACGTGTGTGAATAAGTTTCTAATTTCTAAACTTTAAGACTGGACCACCCAACAATACTAACATACATTTATTCACAGACGTgcacaaaaatacagtacattgccaaagtctgcaaaacaaaatatataattgGAAATTCGCAATTACAATACCTTGATTAAGAATATCTTAAGATATCAAGGCAAAACGGGAAgatgtaaatgtttattccatgctgaaaaaagaatgaaagaaacacaatgggtgtgaaaaaggctccacagctgaaatgttgtgtttcttttcttctcttttcagcattgaataaacctttacttgttcctttgcaacctacgcattctgacgcagctccccacctgaactaaaataGGAAGACTACCGCTTAATGAGTACATAAAGACGTCATCGAAGACAATATTATTACAGGGTCCAGCTATAATTCAGTAAATGCCTGTTTTGATATAGTTAACATTTACAGCGCAGCTTGCATTTGAAAGATATTAAGCAATCGATTTTTCATTTAGGCATGGTTATTCTTTAATTGTTTCTTAAACACCAGGGTGTTAGCATTTATAACCAAGCCAGCACAGACTTGGCCGGATATGAACCCACACTGGCTGACCAGATTCATCTAACAGCATTCATTTGCTTCACGCAAGGAGACTCTTATCATGACACTTTCCCCCAGCTCAGTATTTCTATCACAGTCGGGTCTGAAATTACGGACAATGGGCCTTCGTGGAGCAGCACACCATACTGACCGATTTAGGCAAAAATGGTACCGTTTCCATTTTCGAAAGATAGAGCACGGGCTCTATACTGCAGCTCAGATCCATAAAGGAGAATAATATCAGACTAACGTAACACTTGTAATCGTTAGGAGGGAAGTGGTACTGGAAGGGAAAGAGGGCGACTGGGGGGAGGTAATTAAACACAATGATACCCAGGATGATCAGAACCATCTTAAAGGCCTTCTTCTTCATGGGGTGCATCTCATCCCTGCCCAGCACAGACTGTCTCAGAGCCCGCAGGATGGAGAGGTTACAGAACAGCATCACTGCAAAGACAGACAGTATGAAGATCGTGAATGCCTGATCTACACTCTGGATCCCAAGGATGGACTTCGTGAGGGAATAGGCCACCATGAACGCCCACACCACAGCAGCACAGACGGCTCTGTAACTGCGGTCTTTGATCTTGGTGAAGGTGATGGGGTGCACCACGGCCATGTAGCGGTCCAGGCAGATGCAGGTGAGGAACAGCGGGGAGCTGTCTTTTACCCCATAGGAGAACCTCTGGAAGTACCAAACATGCATGTCGTTCAGGAACAGTCTGTTCGCCAGCTCGATCGGAGTCATCAGGCAGAAGAATGAATCAAAGACGGCGAGGTTCATGATGAAGATGTCAGAGGTGGAGGAGTCCCTCGTCTTCCGCAGGACGAGCCCCACCACCATCAGGTTGGCCGGCAGACCAATCACAAAATTGAAGACCTTCACGCTGTAGTAGAACAGGAGGCCAGATAAATGCCCTTCACACCCTTGAAATTTACTAAACATCACGACCGTGATGTTAGGCGTGCTGTGGTTGAGAAGAAGACTCGAGTTGGTAAAACTATCCATTGCCGTTCTTGGAGACAGTGACGGAGCTGATCAAGTGGTTCTGAATGAAGAGACAAAAAGAAGAAGAGACATTTTTAGTCCTAGTGCAGCAAGAACACAACAGAATTGGGTTAAACTGAAACTTTGTTTACTGATGTAGCATTTGGAGCATAAAGTCCAGcaggaacaggtgaaggtttattccacactaaaaggaaaaaaagagaggcacaacattttggctgtggagccttctgtcACACACCCACTTACTTGAACTTCTTCAATAGAGTACAAGATGTGTTTTCAGGGCTTGGCTACTCAGTCCTGCTCTAACTTTGTAGACATCCTTCTCAATTTTGAGTTTCTCACTGTCTACACGTGGCCTAAACTGAAAACCCTTGCCTTCTTTCGAGACTCCAAGAATTGTGCAAAGGGTGCACTCGTGTTTGCCTGTTGTTTGCTTGTGCCAACACTCTTACGGTGGTACTGAACCCTGCAGACCAAACCCATGCAGGAGCCTTCATGCCCTTGGTGTGTCAAGACACGCCGGTTTCTGCTTAGATCAGCTTGAGGATGAGTGTGTGATGTGTAGTGCTCTTACTGTAGCCTGTATACCAGTGTGTTGTTTATATTACAGCCTCGGTTTCTGGTTTTTGATTAAAACTACCTTGTAGGCaacaaagttattttttgtataaaaaCTAGAGATCTATAAAGGTTAACACTTATCATTTACTGTGGATTAAACTCATTTAACCCACATGTCCACCCATCACTTACACAGTTTAGCCTCCAGTGATCATCATCATTACATTATTTGTGGAAATTTTTACTTTGGCATTAATAAGGCAGAAAACCACATTTTACTTTACTAACCTTTAAATGCCTTCTAAGTAACAGGCTTTTTCtcaaatattaaagtactgaatACTGTACTTTTCCCATCAATTCATGAGGAACCACAGTACCAGAGACGtacagaactactgtacatagtgaAAATGTACAACATGAACCATTCCTGAGGTTTGCAAATTAATTGCAGTTTCAAAGAGGTTTGCAAATGAAGTGCAATTTCACCTGCCTGTGAAGATGCGTTTCACTGTAAAAGCAAAGAGTTTATAATGTTACATTATCAGTGAACCACGGTGAAAGAAGAGTCTATAAATCTtggaagaagtaaaaaccaaaGCTATACTTTTTAAATAGCAGTACAGTCAGATTCACTACTGCTCTGATCTTCTACTTGGAACAGGATTTACAGACAAACCAACCGAATCAGTTGAAGAGAGATTAGAGAATAATGTAATGACTGATGAGTCTGGATCTGCATTCTGTTAAACAATCAATGACTATACTGGCTGAGGAGGAATGACAGTCCTCTTAAAAAAAGGgaggtgtatacagtatttatttatattaacaAGTTTGGTTATTCAGGTCGCTGAGAAttgctatatcaaataattaATTGTTATAATCAAGTCATTATAATACTAGCATATTTAAGTGCCAAACAATGACAATCTAAAAAATCAAGGAGTCTGACATAAATCATAAATCTGCTAAATGAATAAAGAAATTACACTCCCTATGTTAATGTAACATAATATCTAATAGGAAATACATAGTGTTAATACTACTCAAGCAACAGGAAATAAATGACAAATTCACCTCACATTATATTCTGTAAAAATTATAATAGGTAATGCCCTTTTCAttcctttttctgtttaataaaacagGAATTCTTCAACTTTAAACATCGTGTATTTCACAGACAACATGAAATGATTTCACAGAAAACACACAGATATGTGATACATTTTTACAATCCcttacattattttacaataaatttGTGTTTCGTTTCCTTACAGATAGTATCTTTAGATTTTAGTTTTTGGTTCTAAACTATTGTTCCCATTAATGAAGAAGATGCTAGTAGCTAGGTGCAGCTGTCTAAAGCTTCTAACATCTGCATTGCTGCTTAATCTATTTCAAACCTATCAAACCTACATATAGAGGCACTGGTAAAGTGATTTCCAGTGCCTCTGCAGTTATAGTCATATTGTTCAGTTTATAAATGTCATACATACCAATACAAATCACAACGCAGTGATCTTACCAATGCAATGTCAGTGTTTTCATTCAGCGTCTTTGGTCTTCTTGTGTGGTGCTCCTGAGCTTGCTGTGTTGAGTGTCTTGCAGCCTGAAATGTGTAGTATCCTGTAGGAATCTTGTTCAAGACGCTGTACTTTGTTCACTTGGAAATGGGTATTGTAG is a window from the Lepisosteus oculatus isolate fLepOcu1 chromosome 3, fLepOcu1.hap2, whole genome shotgun sequence genome containing:
- the LOC107076593 gene encoding proteinase-activated receptor 3-like is translated as MDSFTNSSLLLNHSTPNITVVMFSKFQGCEGHLSGLLFYYSVKVFNFVIGLPANLMVVGLVLRKTRDSSTSDIFIMNLAVFDSFFCLMTPIELANRLFLNDMHVWYFQRFSYGVKDSSPLFLTCICLDRYMAVVHPITFTKIKDRSYRAVCAAVVWAFMVAYSLTKSILGIQSVDQAFTIFILSVFAVMLFCNLSILRALRQSVLGRDEMHPMKKKAFKMVLIILGIIVFNYLPPVALFPFQYHFPPNDYKCYVSLILFSFMDLSCSIEPVLYLSKMETVPFLPKSVSMVCCSTKAHCP